A DNA window from Rhinolophus sinicus isolate RSC01 linkage group LG10, ASM3656204v1, whole genome shotgun sequence contains the following coding sequences:
- the LOC109455356 gene encoding low molecular weight phosphotyrosine protein phosphatase has translation MAQQVPKSGLLACPGNICGSPIAEVVSRKLVTDQNVSHNWLDSAVTCTYGIGNPPDYPGLNCFKYHSKEGVATFDYILCMDESNLRDLTRKRNQAKNSKAILELLGSCDPQKQRIIEDPYHGNDSSFEIVYQ, from the exons ATGGCCCAGCAGGTGCCCAAGTCAGGGCTGTTGGCGTGTCCAGGTAACATCTGTGGATCACCCATTGCAGAAGTAGTTTCCAGAAAACTTGTAACTGATCAAAATGTTTCACATAATTGGCTAGACAGTGCAGTGACATGCACGTATGGAATAGGAAACCCTCCTGATTACCCAGGGCTTAACTGCTTCAAGTATCATA GTAAAGAAGGTGTTGCCACATTTGATTATATACTGTGTATGGACGAAAGCAACCTGAGAGATTTGACTAGAAAAAGGAATCAAGCTAAAAACAGCAAAGCTATACTTGAACTACTTGGGAGCTGTGATCCACAAAAACAACGTATTATTGAAGACCCCTATCATGGGAATGACTCTAGCTTTGAAATAGTCTACCAGTAG